A portion of the Oncorhynchus clarkii lewisi isolate Uvic-CL-2024 chromosome 27, UVic_Ocla_1.0, whole genome shotgun sequence genome contains these proteins:
- the LOC139386041 gene encoding P2Y purinoceptor 2-like, with protein sequence MATFANHSTNESSGHSWRCQFKEDFKYILLPVSYTLVFVIGLALNVTAMYVILFRTKRWKPSTVYMFNLTVCDTLYILTLPFLIYYYADENDWPFSEPFCKLIRFLFYANLYGSILFLCCISLHRFLGVCYPMRSLSWVSSRRARLVSVAVWACVLMCQAPVLYFSRTRDEGTERVCFDTSSPELFHDFLVYSSVVSVLMFAFPFMVVMVCYGLMVRKLLEPTWGAGGSQSRGVGGLAAHRSKHKSVKMIIIVLAVFMLCFLPFHLTRSLYYSLRYLEQMDPSQVSCELLKVSSMAYKVTRPLASANSCVDPILYFMAGQGFRRNFTNRSRASQMKPGSVTAALSTQL encoded by the exons ATGGCTACCTTCGCCAACCACTCAACAAATGAGAGCAGcgggcacagctggcgctgtcaATTCAAGGAGGACTTCAAGTACATCCTGCTTCCTGTCAGCTACACTCTGGTCTTCGTGATTGGCCTAGCCCTGAATGTCACGGCCATGTACGTGATCCTGTTCCGTACAAAACGCTGGAAGCCCTCCACGGtgtacatgttcaacctgacagTGTGCGACACCCTCTACATCCTCACCCTACCCTTCCTAATCTACTACTATGCCGACGAGAACGACTGGCCCTTCAGCGAGCCGTTCTGCAAACTCATCCGCTTCCTGTTCTACGCTAACCTCTACGGTTCCATCCTGTTCCTGTGCTGCATCAGCCTGCACCGCTTCCTGGGTGTGTGCTACCCGATGAGGTCACTGAGCTGGGTCAGCTCCCGGAGAGCCCGGCTGGTGTCTGTGGCGGTGTGGGCGTGTGTGTTGATGTGCCAGGCTCCCGTGCTCTACTTCTCACGCACCAGGGacgaggggacagagagggtgtGTTTCGACACGTCCAGTCCAGAGTTATTTCATGACTTCCTGGTGTACAGCTCGGTGGTGTCTGTCCTGATGTTTGCCTTCCCCttcatggtggtgatggtgtgctATGGACTGATGGTGAGGAAGCTTCTGGAGCCCACCTGGGGGGCAGGAGGGAGCCAGTCGAGGGGAGTCGGGGGGCTCGCTGCTCATCGCTCCAAACACAAGTCTGTGAAGATGATAATCATCGTGTTAGCAGTGTTCATGCTGTGTTTCCTACCCTTCCACCTGACCAGAAGTCTGTACTACTCCCTCAGATACCTGGAGCAGATGGATCCCTCCCAG GTGAGCTGTGAGCTGCTGAAGGTGTCCAGCATGGCCTATAAGGTGACACGCCCCCTGGCCAGCGCCAACAGCTGTGTGGATCCCATCCTCTACTTCATGGCTGGACAGGGTTTCCGTAGAAACTTCACTAACAGAAGCAGGGCATCACAAATGAAACCAGGAAGCGTGACGGCGGCACTCTCGACGCAGCTCTGA